One window of the Halorussus sp. MSC15.2 genome contains the following:
- the queC gene encoding 7-cyano-7-deazaguanine synthase QueC yields the protein MSDTEKRAVVLASGGMDSATAAYVAAEEGYDLYLLHTSYGQETEGKEYECARRLADEIDAADFLRVETGHLATIGNSSLTDDEMAVEDADLDSEEVPTSYVPFRNANLLAMATSYAEANDCEAVFIGAHSEDFSGYPDCRPAFFEAFQHVVDTGTKDDTDIEIRAPFVEWSKTDVAERGTELGVPYEHTWSCYRAEAPACGTCDACAFRLQAFRNVGVRDPIEYEERPEYAD from the coding sequence ATGAGCGACACCGAGAAACGCGCAGTCGTCCTCGCCTCTGGCGGGATGGACAGCGCCACGGCGGCCTACGTCGCCGCCGAAGAAGGCTACGACCTCTACCTGCTCCACACGTCTTACGGGCAGGAGACCGAAGGCAAGGAGTACGAGTGCGCCCGCCGACTCGCCGACGAAATCGACGCCGCGGACTTCCTCCGCGTCGAGACGGGCCACCTCGCGACCATCGGGAACTCCAGTCTCACCGACGACGAGATGGCGGTCGAGGACGCGGACCTCGACAGCGAGGAGGTGCCGACCTCGTACGTCCCGTTCCGGAACGCCAACCTGCTGGCGATGGCGACCTCCTACGCCGAGGCCAACGACTGCGAGGCCGTCTTCATCGGCGCGCACTCCGAGGACTTCTCGGGGTACCCCGACTGTCGTCCGGCCTTCTTCGAGGCTTTCCAGCACGTCGTCGATACCGGGACGAAGGACGACACCGACATCGAAATTCGCGCCCCGTTCGTGGAGTGGAGCAAGACCGACGTCGCCGAGCGCGGGACCGAACTCGGGGTCCCCTACGAGCACACGTGGAGTTGTTACCGCGCGGAGGCCCCGGCCTGCGGGACCTGCGACGCCTGCGCGTTCCGACTGCAGGCGTTCCGGAACGTCGGCGTCCGCGACCCCATCGAGTACGAGGAGCGACCGGAGTACGCCGACTGA
- a CDS encoding PKD domain-containing protein, translating to MTRTRTRLAIVGIALLSVAAAVPLPPSAGTAAAAEHTFVVEQGSQCYEVSPLDGSEGVASFYDYRNIENDGGDDQYTYSSYMPRNLPQEDTSRLFLYDGPDGVSLVMVHNALGGDEGDGSAATFRFRGLPSGGNWVVEDDDYARQDDRFSRDRIDWSWYGDRTDGAVFRGLDRDGTEVTVVPAFDEQAALYDSPVDRSGDTRAWQFLTGSVGDPSAVGLDMNDPVTIRTGYCGPDESAPNAALSGEDGVAGYPVGFNASDSSDNRGVAEYRWDFDGDGEVERTTDDPTVTREFAAAGTYNATVTVVDAAGNADRERVSVSVESDDPPSAAFRTGDSPTQGFPVTFDARNASDDVGVTEYRWDFDGDGAVERNTTDPTVTRTYDEAGDYEVGLTVVDGGGNNATTTRTVSVSEDSPPDPAIRVASPATPVEGEQVVLDAGNSTDDTGIAEYRWSLAGNATATGERVAYTFDGNGTFPVTLEVVDEGGNNATATTEIEVLPPDETAPNATVSANASRTEAGGVVGLDASGSDDDRGVSEYRWDFDGDGETDEVTANPTVERAYGSTGTYDATVTVVDNGGNAASDNVTVRVFPEDGTAPTARLSVAANTTETDAAVTFDASNASDGQTTITEYRWDFDGDGETDEVTTDATVEHAYGSAGTYNATVAVVDFGNNTANATVRMEVEPAEQAHSSGGGGGGGGSTSLGPPPVVTETQKRGPNAGVVDVRNARGDETVRADLPAAAAAEKTGVAFRSMAVNLAGDDPHFAVETSRSGERIADPALPADVALGSLSVGANYVRSEQIERVTYEVVVERSRLADAGLAPADLTAYRRAGDAWERTNATVTSRRETVVLRVETDALSSIAVGGERSVTVADAELGATRVAADEPVSVTATLRNEGESAAEFAANLTADGEVAATETVTVPAGETKRIIVEATLAPGRHRIALGQTRVGNVTVAEPTADIGVADVSLNSSTVSAGGRVEITATVENTGSEAGERAVALTLFGQQVANEAVRVPAHDTAEVTFVREVEAAGNYTATVGNTSATLEVVGDDGSGGDGDGQTAPRVPVSGFGVGAAVAALLGAALLAARNRG from the coding sequence ATGACTCGGACACGAACGAGACTCGCTATCGTCGGTATCGCTCTCCTGTCGGTCGCGGCGGCGGTCCCACTGCCGCCCTCCGCAGGGACCGCCGCGGCCGCGGAACACACCTTCGTCGTCGAGCAGGGTTCTCAGTGCTACGAGGTGTCGCCCCTCGACGGTAGCGAAGGCGTCGCGTCGTTCTACGACTACCGCAACATCGAGAACGACGGCGGAGACGACCAGTACACGTACAGTTCGTACATGCCCCGTAACCTCCCGCAGGAGGACACGAGTCGTCTCTTCCTCTACGACGGACCCGACGGCGTGAGCCTCGTGATGGTTCACAACGCCCTCGGCGGCGACGAGGGCGACGGGAGCGCCGCGACGTTCCGGTTCCGCGGACTCCCGAGCGGCGGAAACTGGGTGGTCGAGGACGACGACTACGCCAGACAGGACGACCGCTTCTCGCGCGACCGTATCGACTGGTCGTGGTACGGCGACCGGACCGACGGTGCGGTCTTCCGGGGTCTCGACCGCGACGGGACCGAGGTCACCGTCGTCCCGGCGTTCGACGAGCAGGCCGCCCTCTACGACTCTCCGGTGGACCGGTCGGGCGACACCCGAGCGTGGCAGTTCCTCACCGGCAGCGTCGGCGACCCGAGCGCGGTCGGACTCGACATGAACGACCCGGTGACGATTCGGACCGGCTACTGCGGTCCGGACGAGAGCGCCCCGAACGCCGCGCTCTCGGGCGAGGACGGAGTAGCCGGCTACCCGGTCGGATTCAACGCCAGTGACTCCTCGGACAACCGCGGCGTCGCGGAGTACCGCTGGGACTTCGACGGCGACGGCGAGGTCGAACGCACGACCGACGACCCGACGGTGACCCGCGAGTTCGCCGCCGCCGGGACCTACAACGCCACCGTGACCGTGGTGGACGCGGCGGGCAACGCCGACCGCGAGCGGGTCAGCGTCAGCGTCGAGTCCGACGACCCGCCGAGCGCCGCGTTCCGGACCGGCGACTCGCCGACGCAGGGGTTCCCCGTCACCTTCGACGCGCGGAACGCGAGCGACGACGTAGGCGTCACGGAGTACCGCTGGGACTTCGACGGCGACGGTGCGGTCGAGCGGAACACCACCGACCCGACCGTCACCCGGACCTACGACGAGGCGGGTGACTACGAGGTCGGCCTTACCGTGGTAGACGGGGGCGGAAACAACGCGACGACGACTCGGACCGTCTCGGTGTCCGAGGACAGTCCGCCGGACCCGGCGATTCGCGTCGCCTCGCCCGCGACGCCCGTCGAGGGCGAACAGGTGGTCCTCGACGCTGGCAACTCGACAGACGACACCGGAATCGCCGAGTACCGCTGGTCGCTGGCCGGAAACGCGACCGCGACCGGCGAGCGCGTGGCCTACACCTTCGACGGCAACGGTACCTTCCCCGTCACGCTCGAAGTCGTGGACGAGGGCGGCAACAACGCGACCGCGACGACCGAAATCGAGGTCCTTCCGCCCGACGAGACCGCACCGAACGCGACAGTCTCGGCGAACGCGAGTCGAACCGAGGCGGGCGGAGTCGTCGGTCTCGACGCCAGTGGCTCGGACGACGACCGGGGAGTTTCGGAGTACCGGTGGGACTTCGACGGCGACGGCGAGACCGACGAAGTCACGGCGAACCCGACCGTCGAACGCGCCTACGGTTCGACGGGGACCTACGACGCCACGGTCACCGTCGTCGATAACGGGGGGAACGCCGCCAGCGACAACGTGACGGTTCGAGTCTTCCCCGAGGACGGGACAGCGCCGACCGCGCGCCTCTCGGTAGCGGCCAACACGACCGAGACCGACGCCGCAGTCACCTTCGACGCGAGTAACGCGAGCGACGGCCAGACCACTATCACCGAGTACCGATGGGACTTCGACGGCGACGGCGAGACCGACGAGGTCACGACGGACGCGACGGTCGAACACGCCTACGGTTCGGCGGGCACCTACAACGCCACCGTCGCGGTGGTCGATTTTGGGAACAACACCGCTAACGCGACCGTCCGGATGGAGGTCGAACCCGCCGAACAGGCCCACTCCAGCGGCGGGGGTGGCGGCGGAGGCGGTTCGACAAGTCTCGGACCGCCGCCGGTCGTCACCGAGACCCAGAAGCGCGGCCCGAACGCCGGGGTCGTGGACGTGCGCAACGCTCGGGGCGACGAGACGGTTCGCGCCGACCTACCCGCGGCCGCGGCCGCCGAAAAGACGGGCGTCGCGTTTCGGTCGATGGCCGTGAACCTCGCCGGCGACGACCCGCACTTCGCGGTCGAAACGTCACGGTCCGGCGAGCGAATCGCCGACCCCGCGCTCCCGGCGGACGTGGCTCTCGGGTCGCTCTCGGTCGGTGCGAACTACGTTCGGTCCGAGCAAATCGAGCGCGTGACCTACGAGGTGGTAGTCGAGCGCTCGCGCCTCGCCGACGCCGGTCTCGCGCCTGCGGACCTGACCGCGTACCGCCGCGCGGGCGACGCGTGGGAGCGAACTAACGCAACGGTCACGTCGCGCCGCGAGACGGTCGTCCTCCGGGTCGAGACCGACGCGCTGTCCTCGATTGCGGTCGGGGGCGAGCGGTCGGTGACGGTCGCCGACGCTGAACTCGGCGCGACGCGGGTGGCGGCCGACGAACCGGTCTCGGTGACGGCGACGCTCCGCAACGAGGGCGAGTCGGCCGCCGAGTTCGCGGCGAACCTCACGGCCGACGGCGAGGTGGCGGCGACCGAGACGGTCACGGTGCCCGCGGGTGAGACGAAGCGGATTATCGTCGAGGCGACGCTCGCGCCCGGACGCCACCGAATCGCGCTCGGCCAGACGCGGGTGGGTAACGTCACCGTGGCCGAACCCACGGCCGACATCGGCGTCGCCGACGTGTCGCTGAACAGTTCGACCGTCTCGGCGGGCGGACGGGTCGAGATTACGGCCACCGTCGAGAACACCGGGAGCGAGGCGGGCGAGCGAGCGGTCGCGCTGACCCTGTTCGGCCAGCAGGTGGCGAACGAGGCGGTCCGGGTTCCGGCCCACGACACCGCGGAGGTGACGTTCGTCCGCGAGGTCGAGGCGGCCGGGAACTACACCGCGACGGTCGGCAACACCTCGGCGACGCTGGAGGTGGTCGGCGATGACGGGTCCGGTGGCGACGGGGACGGTCAGACCGCGCCGCGGGTTCCGGTGTCCGGGTTCGGCGTCGGCGCGGCGGTGGCGGCGCTGCTCGGAGCGGCGCTGCTGGCCGCCCGAAATCGCGGCTAG
- a CDS encoding PKD domain-containing protein yields the protein MSQRARSVLLTLLLVVSTFSTVGVGAASATAATSQTSFHVTQAGQCYDVAAYGNGDKTVEEFYDYRKPNNTDPSVYTYSSHGTKHLQKNQVSNLFFYHGSDGYSVVLLHDKLDQNEQNGPNASTITFTLSNMGGATWEVRDDNYTDQQGDPQDDNWDTDGPTHEVDWMWASHRTDGGAFTGIGEGVTIDPQFNDAADHWGTWDYSGDSANRTDAWRLLDAGGENVSLDMQQNLTVRKGSCPDTTSPDAALSASPNPVANDEAVTLDASNSTDDGGSGIAEYRWDFDGDGETDRTTGDAAVNHTYTTTGNHTASVTVEDGAGNADSANVTVRVEEADSGGPVVTVTHPKTVNVSETFEVSANATDESKVEGYTWEFGSTTKSGSTVTHSYAEAGEHNVTVTWTESDGETDSREFTIEAVKNDGGDTSPSVSGFEVTNSEQKTVRVYFWGSPSISDIEVGVTDEGGNRVATLTEGDFNVSDGGDPDFYDGNVTVASNGTYTATLLKAADSDGDDAASGQNGSTIVGPVDGDITYINGSAIRVNGTFERVGISVGFYGPSGYGQSQVYEDNVSGTTVITASESGVNGSMINVATADKDFDDAETELRKENPRLDYYAELIEPRPVNVSVENVAAVGNGTYEVTFGYHNPNDEALFMDSTLSGNVSGDAPQEVASGDHTFTVTWTPDSDGERATWTLNRSNFDQSDVSAQTKTAGELNGSDGGDTGPTAAISGPDSASVNVTAAFDAGNSTDDSGVVNYTWTFDGSETKHGEQVEYQFAQSGKHTVALTVEDAAGNTDTATKTVSVPDPVEFINATAFRVNGDYGTVWVDSAYYTSSGPGESNYPLGSVNGSKVFRVTDEGQWGPVVVDVALYEGNMSEPAVVTEENPDFEAQYDAARPDRPNTFVENATKVDDGAYKVTFGYVNPNDEAMRAGGSEFAAGNTATEPPVEFETGRHTFTATWNPASNDSNLVWETDFSNFGLGTQTATSPTPDQITDGEMPPTARLTADPTAVAPGETVSFDAAESSDDSNVTAYEWDFDGDGTTDLTTDEATVDHAFSAAGTYHVTVTVVDESGQSDTATESVVVRERSTDDAPTARLTAPDTGKMSLLFYPLDASASTDDEGIESYRWDIDGDGEVEWYDDNTTSFKPYIHLDGPGTYQATVIVEDTSGQTDTATVTYTVEKVVPNATVSASAETVSVGENVTFTATDPNQHFEHLRHFAWKSGPERATTWTTSFDEPGQHTVELVLRTRAGAENVVTETVTVTAADDGNDGSDDGNDGDDGQGGYDGGDNTDSRTGGIGPADPEDSNDESDSTVSAPLRDADGRVGTVVVSSSGPNADPAVRVTDSAPEGIAAPTVEDAGFVPLSYANVSGAEQVTVTVSKARLNATGAGPNAVSLFRYENGTWATVETVQRNATADAYEFRANVSDGTYAVGVGQPVTSVADASVGSQRVEPGDSVRVSATVENTGRADGTHRVELTVDGEVVATKTVSVEADGATDVAFSHAFDAAGVYEVGVGDETAEITVKSVETTTSDSGGESTTESETTDNSSSVPGFGVGVSLVALLAAALVALRRS from the coding sequence GTGAGCCAACGCGCTCGTAGCGTCCTGTTGACCCTCCTGCTCGTCGTCTCGACGTTCTCGACTGTCGGCGTCGGCGCGGCGTCCGCGACGGCAGCCACCTCGCAGACGTCGTTCCACGTCACGCAGGCCGGACAGTGTTACGACGTCGCGGCCTACGGCAACGGCGACAAGACCGTCGAGGAGTTCTACGACTACCGGAAACCGAACAACACCGACCCGTCCGTGTACACGTACTCCTCGCACGGGACGAAACACCTCCAGAAGAACCAAGTGAGTAACCTGTTCTTCTACCACGGGTCCGACGGGTACAGCGTGGTCCTGCTCCACGACAAACTCGACCAGAACGAGCAGAACGGACCGAACGCCAGCACCATCACGTTCACGCTCTCGAACATGGGCGGCGCGACGTGGGAGGTCCGCGACGACAACTACACCGACCAGCAGGGCGACCCGCAGGACGACAACTGGGACACCGACGGGCCGACCCACGAGGTTGACTGGATGTGGGCGTCCCACCGGACCGACGGCGGTGCCTTCACCGGCATCGGCGAGGGCGTCACTATCGACCCGCAGTTCAACGACGCGGCCGACCACTGGGGTACGTGGGACTACTCCGGTGACAGCGCCAACCGCACCGACGCGTGGCGACTCCTCGACGCCGGCGGCGAGAACGTCTCGCTCGACATGCAGCAGAACCTGACGGTACGGAAGGGGAGTTGCCCCGACACCACCAGTCCGGACGCCGCGCTCTCGGCGTCGCCGAACCCGGTCGCTAACGACGAAGCGGTCACGCTCGACGCGAGCAACTCCACCGACGACGGTGGCTCCGGCATCGCCGAGTACCGCTGGGACTTCGACGGTGACGGCGAGACCGACCGGACCACCGGCGACGCGGCGGTGAACCACACGTATACGACCACCGGAAACCACACCGCTTCCGTGACGGTCGAGGACGGCGCGGGGAACGCCGACTCCGCGAACGTCACGGTTCGGGTCGAGGAGGCCGACTCCGGCGGTCCGGTCGTGACCGTGACCCACCCGAAGACTGTCAACGTCAGCGAGACGTTCGAGGTCTCGGCCAACGCGACCGACGAGAGCAAGGTCGAGGGCTACACGTGGGAGTTCGGTTCCACGACTAAATCCGGCAGCACCGTCACGCATAGCTACGCTGAAGCGGGCGAACACAACGTGACGGTCACGTGGACCGAGTCCGACGGCGAGACCGACTCTCGCGAGTTCACGATAGAAGCGGTAAAGAACGACGGCGGCGACACCTCGCCGAGCGTGTCGGGCTTCGAGGTGACGAACTCCGAGCAGAAGACGGTCCGCGTCTACTTCTGGGGGTCCCCGTCGATAAGCGACATCGAGGTCGGCGTCACCGACGAGGGCGGTAATCGAGTCGCCACGCTGACGGAGGGCGACTTCAACGTGAGCGACGGCGGCGACCCTGACTTCTACGACGGCAACGTGACCGTCGCGTCCAACGGCACCTACACCGCGACGCTCCTGAAGGCCGCCGACTCCGACGGCGACGACGCCGCGTCGGGCCAGAACGGTTCGACGATTGTCGGTCCCGTGGACGGCGACATCACGTACATCAACGGTTCGGCCATCAGGGTGAACGGCACCTTCGAGCGGGTCGGCATCTCGGTCGGGTTCTACGGACCGTCCGGCTACGGCCAGTCGCAGGTCTACGAGGACAACGTCTCCGGGACGACCGTCATCACCGCGTCCGAGTCGGGCGTCAACGGGTCGATGATAAACGTCGCCACCGCGGACAAGGACTTCGACGACGCCGAGACCGAACTCCGGAAGGAGAACCCGCGTCTCGACTACTACGCCGAACTCATCGAACCGCGTCCGGTGAACGTCTCGGTCGAGAACGTCGCGGCGGTCGGTAACGGGACGTACGAGGTGACGTTCGGCTACCACAACCCGAACGACGAGGCGCTGTTCATGGACAGCACGCTCTCGGGGAACGTCTCCGGTGACGCGCCCCAAGAGGTCGCGTCGGGCGACCACACGTTCACGGTGACGTGGACGCCCGACAGCGACGGTGAGCGCGCGACGTGGACGCTCAACCGGAGCAACTTCGACCAGAGCGACGTGAGCGCACAGACGAAGACCGCGGGCGAACTGAACGGCAGCGACGGCGGCGACACCGGGCCGACGGCCGCCATCAGCGGCCCTGACTCGGCGTCCGTGAACGTCACCGCGGCCTTCGACGCCGGCAACTCGACCGACGATAGCGGCGTCGTCAACTACACCTGGACGTTCGACGGCAGCGAGACGAAGCACGGCGAACAGGTCGAGTACCAGTTCGCCCAGAGCGGCAAACACACCGTCGCGCTGACGGTCGAAGACGCCGCCGGCAACACCGACACCGCGACGAAGACGGTCTCGGTACCCGACCCCGTCGAGTTCATCAACGCGACAGCGTTCCGGGTCAACGGCGACTACGGGACCGTGTGGGTCGACTCGGCGTACTACACGTCCAGCGGACCCGGGGAATCGAACTACCCCCTCGGTTCGGTGAACGGGTCGAAGGTCTTCCGCGTCACCGACGAGGGCCAGTGGGGTCCCGTCGTTGTCGACGTGGCACTCTACGAAGGCAACATGTCCGAACCCGCGGTGGTGACCGAGGAGAACCCCGACTTCGAGGCCCAGTACGACGCGGCCCGACCGGACCGTCCGAACACGTTCGTCGAGAACGCGACGAAGGTAGACGACGGGGCGTACAAGGTCACGTTCGGCTACGTCAACCCGAACGACGAAGCGATGCGCGCCGGCGGTAGCGAGTTCGCCGCCGGAAACACTGCCACCGAACCGCCGGTCGAGTTCGAGACCGGACGCCACACGTTCACCGCGACGTGGAACCCGGCGAGCAACGACTCGAACCTCGTCTGGGAGACCGACTTCTCGAACTTCGGTCTCGGTACCCAGACCGCGACGAGTCCCACGCCGGACCAGATAACGGACGGCGAGATGCCGCCGACCGCGAGGCTGACCGCCGACCCGACCGCGGTCGCGCCCGGCGAGACCGTCAGCTTCGACGCCGCTGAATCGTCGGACGACAGCAACGTGACCGCCTACGAGTGGGACTTCGACGGCGACGGGACGACCGACCTGACCACCGACGAGGCGACGGTGGACCACGCGTTCTCCGCCGCGGGAACGTACCACGTCACCGTGACGGTCGTGGACGAGTCGGGGCAGTCCGACACCGCGACCGAGAGCGTGGTCGTCCGCGAGCGGTCCACGGACGACGCGCCGACGGCACGGCTCACGGCTCCCGATACGGGGAAGATGAGCCTGCTGTTCTACCCGCTCGACGCCTCGGCGTCGACCGACGACGAAGGCATCGAGTCGTACCGCTGGGACATCGACGGCGACGGGGAGGTCGAGTGGTACGACGACAACACGACCTCCTTCAAGCCGTACATCCACCTCGACGGACCCGGCACGTATCAAGCGACCGTGATAGTCGAGGACACCAGCGGTCAGACCGACACCGCCACGGTGACCTACACCGTCGAGAAGGTCGTGCCTAACGCGACCGTCAGCGCCTCCGCGGAGACGGTCTCGGTGGGCGAGAACGTCACCTTCACCGCGACGGACCCCAACCAGCATTTCGAGCACCTCCGGCACTTCGCGTGGAAGTCCGGTCCGGAGCGAGCGACGACGTGGACCACCTCCTTCGACGAACCCGGCCAGCACACGGTCGAGTTGGTCCTGCGGACCCGCGCCGGTGCCGAAAACGTCGTGACCGAGACGGTCACCGTCACCGCGGCGGACGACGGTAACGACGGTTCTGACGACGGTAACGACGGCGACGACGGACAGGGCGGCTACGACGGCGGCGACAACACCGACAGCAGAACCGGCGGCATCGGACCGGCCGACCCGGAGGACTCGAACGACGAGTCCGACAGTACCGTCTCCGCACCTCTCCGAGACGCTGACGGCCGCGTCGGCACGGTCGTCGTCTCGTCGAGCGGACCGAACGCCGACCCCGCGGTCCGCGTGACCGACTCCGCTCCCGAGGGCATCGCTGCGCCGACCGTCGAGGACGCCGGCTTCGTCCCGCTCTCGTACGCGAACGTCAGCGGCGCGGAGCAGGTCACGGTCACCGTCTCGAAGGCCCGACTGAACGCGACCGGCGCGGGGCCGAACGCGGTGAGTCTGTTCCGCTACGAGAACGGGACGTGGGCAACAGTCGAGACGGTTCAGCGTAACGCGACGGCAGACGCCTACGAGTTCCGCGCGAACGTCTCCGACGGCACCTACGCGGTCGGCGTCGGCCAACCCGTCACGAGCGTCGCGGACGCCTCGGTCGGGAGCCAGCGGGTCGAACCCGGCGACTCCGTCCGCGTGAGCGCGACCGTCGAGAACACGGGTCGCGCCGACGGGACTCACCGAGTCGAACTGACCGTGGACGGCGAAGTCGTCGCCACCAAGACCGTCTCGGTCGAGGCGGACGGCGCGACCGACGTCGCCTTCTCGCACGCGTTCGACGCCGCGGGCGTCTACGAGGTCGGCGTCGGCGACGAGACCGCCGAAATCACCGTGAAGAGCGTCGAGACGACGACCAGCGACTCCGGCGGGGAGTCAACTACCGAGTCCGAGACGACCGACAACTCGTCGAGCGTCCCCGGATTCGGCGTCGGCGTCTCGCTGGTCGCGCTCCTCGCGGCCGCGCTCGTCGCCCTCCGGCGGAGCTAA
- a CDS encoding DMT family transporter: MDRVGTGLVLVSAAGFATLGVFGELAAAAGLSIPTVLTFRFLLATLVVWLLLGARGELRPLRGRPLAVGVLLGGVGYAAMSGLFFWGLTFMTAGLVGIVLYTYPVFVVGAAAVGLDEPVTRRTVTALVAALAGVALVTGADPAGADPRGVAVVLAAALVYAGYITASRSALATVDPQVLTAHVLPAAAISYLAFGTATGRLAVPATGYEWALVVAIAVVATAVPIFAFFAGLRRIGASEASIVSTAEPVLTLLLGAAVLGEPITPATVVGGALVLGGVLLVQTGAE; encoded by the coding sequence ATGGACCGGGTCGGAACCGGGCTAGTGCTGGTCTCGGCGGCCGGATTCGCCACGCTCGGCGTCTTCGGCGAGTTAGCGGCGGCCGCGGGGCTGTCGATTCCGACCGTGTTGACCTTCCGGTTCCTGCTCGCGACGCTGGTGGTGTGGCTCTTGCTGGGCGCTCGCGGTGAACTGCGCCCGCTTCGCGGTCGGCCGCTGGCGGTCGGCGTCCTGCTCGGCGGAGTCGGCTACGCGGCTATGAGCGGGCTGTTCTTCTGGGGATTGACGTTCATGACCGCCGGACTAGTCGGCATCGTCCTCTATACATACCCGGTCTTCGTCGTCGGCGCGGCGGCGGTGGGTCTGGACGAACCGGTAACTCGGCGGACGGTAACTGCGCTCGTCGCCGCCCTCGCGGGCGTGGCGCTCGTGACCGGAGCGGACCCCGCCGGGGCGGACCCGCGCGGCGTCGCGGTGGTGCTCGCGGCCGCGCTGGTGTACGCGGGCTACATCACCGCGAGTCGGTCGGCGCTGGCGACGGTGGACCCGCAGGTCCTCACGGCCCACGTTCTCCCCGCGGCCGCGATATCGTACCTCGCGTTCGGCACTGCGACCGGCCGCCTCGCGGTCCCGGCGACCGGATACGAGTGGGCGCTGGTCGTCGCCATCGCCGTCGTCGCCACTGCGGTTCCCATCTTCGCGTTCTTCGCCGGACTCCGGCGAATCGGCGCGAGCGAGGCCAGCATCGTCAGTACCGCCGAGCCGGTGCTGACGCTGTTGCTCGGCGCGGCGGTGTTGGGCGAACCGATTACGCCCGCGACGGTGGTGGGGGGTGCGCTCGTCCTCGGTGGCGTCCTGCTGGTGCAGACCGGCGCGGAGTGA
- a CDS encoding DMT family transporter has protein sequence MTWLATLEERTPPMAALAVSVVAISTSAILVRFSDAPSVVKALYRVVFTTLLLAPFTVTHYRDDLRALSVSDALVAVVTGVALAAHFAAWFESLEWTTVAASVTLVQSQPLFVALGAALLLDETINRRMVAGIVVSVAGVAFMSLGGLLSGAALAGARPLYGDALALVGAVMAAGYVLAGRSLRQRVALVPYVTVVYSVCAVALLAVALAEGVTVAPTAYPPEEWLLFLAMAVGPGIFGHTVINWALKYVESSVVSVTLLGEPVGSTLLALVLLSEAPDVFTVTGGAVVLAGIYVTARARPSGA, from the coding sequence ATGACGTGGTTGGCGACGCTCGAAGAGCGAACGCCTCCGATGGCCGCGCTCGCGGTCTCCGTGGTCGCGATTAGCACCAGCGCCATCCTCGTCCGGTTCAGCGACGCGCCCAGCGTCGTCAAGGCGCTCTACCGCGTGGTGTTCACCACGCTCCTGCTCGCGCCGTTCACCGTCACGCACTACCGCGACGACCTCCGCGCACTGTCGGTCAGTGACGCGCTCGTGGCCGTCGTGACCGGCGTGGCGCTCGCGGCCCACTTCGCGGCGTGGTTCGAGAGTCTGGAATGGACCACCGTCGCCGCCAGCGTGACGCTCGTCCAGTCCCAACCGCTGTTCGTCGCGCTGGGCGCGGCGCTCCTGCTCGACGAGACCATCAACCGCCGGATGGTCGCCGGTATCGTCGTCTCCGTGGCGGGCGTCGCGTTCATGTCGCTGGGCGGCCTGCTGTCGGGGGCCGCGCTCGCCGGGGCGCGCCCCCTCTACGGCGACGCGCTGGCGCTCGTCGGCGCGGTCATGGCCGCCGGGTACGTGCTCGCCGGGCGGTCGCTTCGACAGCGCGTCGCGCTCGTCCCGTACGTCACCGTGGTCTATTCGGTCTGTGCGGTCGCGCTGCTCGCGGTCGCACTGGCCGAGGGAGTCACCGTCGCGCCGACCGCGTACCCGCCCGAGGAGTGGCTGCTGTTTCTCGCCATGGCCGTCGGGCCGGGCATCTTCGGCCACACGGTCATCAACTGGGCGCTGAAGTACGTCGAGTCGAGCGTCGTGAGCGTCACCCTGCTCGGAGAACCCGTCGGTTCGACCCTGCTCGCGCTCGTCCTCCTCAGCGAAGCGCCCGACGTGTTCACCGTGACCGGCGGTGCAGTCGTCCTCGCGGGCATCTACGTCACCGCGCGCGCCCGACCGAGCGGAGCGTAG